From a region of the Malania oleifera isolate guangnan ecotype guangnan chromosome 12, ASM2987363v1, whole genome shotgun sequence genome:
- the LOC131145153 gene encoding protein trichome birefringence-like 2, with translation MDWKKKLALPHQFPHALSSRRKLVSGFSLGVGASLIVLTVLVLSYSLKSPFMIKPFFQSSSSFRGNFSVVSWPFSFAPSPSSAAVGTANGTVVDKTHEVNLSLPAKDASILGNTQVAREADVLDFTNNREFLDSNVSGTVSEKTHSANLSKEGNNFSHSAKENVTGEKCFDGSFSNATFVNGSSMIKSAGSSENSNFGNIRVSENSSAVNLSHNGGNALLPGEEERAPEMNGRGNFTEKNNITFSSDYDSQLTEMQNGSYGACDIFNGRWVRDDSKPYYPAGSCPYIDRDFDCHLNGRPDNAFLRWKWQPNGCDIPSLNATDFLERLRGKKLVFVGDSLNRNMWESLVCILCHSIRNKKRVYEISGRREFKKKGFYAFRFEDYNCSVDFVGAPFLVRESSFKGTNGSFETLRLDLMDRTTSMYHDADVIVFNTGHWWTHEKTSRGEDYYQEGNHVHPRLKVLEAYKRALRTWARWVDKNIDSNRTQVFFRGYSVTHFRGGPWNSGGQCHKETEPISNAIFLAKYPSKMRALEHVLGEMKTPVIYLNISRLTDYRKDGHPSIYRREYKTLEEQIAAEQSQDCSHWCLPGVPDTWNELLYASLLVTRRN, from the exons ATGGACTGGAAAAAGAAACTCGCGCTTCCTCATCAGTTTCCGCACGCTCTCTCTTCAAGAAGAAAGCTAGTTTCTGGTTTTAGCTTAGGTGTTGGGGCTTCTCTAATTGTTCTCACTGTTTTAGTTCTTAGCTACTCTTTGAAGTCTCCTTTCATGATCAAACCATTCTTTCAAAGCTCTTCTAGTTTTAGAGGTAATTTTTCTGTTGTTTCATGGCCCTTCTCTTTTGCACCTTCTCCTTCTTCTGCCGCTGTGGGTACTGCAAATGGAACTGTTGTAGATAAAACCCACGAAGTAAATTTGTCACTACCTGCTAAAGATGcaagtattttgggaaataccCAAGTTGCCCGCGAAGCTGATGTGCTTGATTTCACTAACAATAGGGAGTTTTTGGATTCTAATGTGAGCGGAACGGTTTCAGAGAAGACCCATTCGGCGAATTTATCTAAAGAAGGAAACAATTTCAGTCATTCTGCTAAGGAGAATGTGACTGGTGAGAAATGTTTTGATGGGAGCTTTAGCAATGCAACATTTGTGAATGGGAGTTCTATGATTAAGTCTGCAGGATCTAGCGAGAATTCAAATTTTGGGAACATAAGGGTCAGTGAAAATAGCAGTGCGGTAAATCTGTCGCACAATGGAGGGAATGCTCTGCTTCCTGGTGAAGAAGAAAGGGCTCCAGAGATGAATGGCCGGGGAAATTTCACTGAgaaaaataatatcacattctCCTCTGATTATGATTCTCAGCTTACGGAAATGCAGAATGGTTCTTATGGGGCATGTGATATATTTAATGGTAGATGGGTGAGAGATGATTCAAAGCCATATTATCCTGCTGGGTCTTGTCCTTACATTGATAGGGACTTTGATTGTCACCTCAATGGGAGGCCAGACAATGCGTTCTTGAGATGGAAATGGCAACCGAATGGGTGTGACATTCCAAG TCTAAATGCCACTGATTTTCTGGAGAGGTTGAGAGGAAAGAAACTGGTTTTTGTCGGGGATTCACTAAATAGGAACATGTGGGAGTCTCTGGTGTGCATTCTCTGCCATAGCATCCGAAACAAAAAAAGGGTTTACGAGATCTCAGGAAGAAGAGAATTCAAGAAGAAGGGGTTTTATGCCTTCAGATTTGAG GACTATAACTGTTCTGTAGATTTTGTTGGTGCTCCATTCCTCGTCCGAGAATCATCTTTCAAGGGTACAAATGGGTCATTTGAAACTCTAAGATTGGACTTGATGGACCGCACAACTTCAATGTATCATGATGCTGATGTAATAGTCTTCAACACAGGTCATTGGTGGACTCATGAGAAAACTTCCAGAGG AGAGGACTACTATCAAGAAGGCAACCATGTACATCCAAGACTTAAGGTCCTAGAAGCATACAAGAGGGCCCTTAGGACTTGGGCCAGATGGGTTGACAAGAACATTGATAGCAACAGAACTCAGGTTTTCTTCAGAGGGTATTCAGTCACCCATTTCAG GGGGGGGCCGTGGAACTCAGGAGGGCAGTGCCACAAAGAAACCGAACCGATCTCCAATGCAATTTTCTTGGCCAAGTACCCCTCAAAGATGAGGGCTCTAGAGCATGTGCTTGGGGAAATGAAAACTCCAGTAATTTACCTGAACATAAGTAGGCTCACAGATTACAGAAAAGATGGGCATCCTTCAATATACAGGAGGGAATACAAGACATTAGAAGAACAAATTGCAGCCGAGCAGTCCCAAGATTGTAGCCATTGGTGCTTGCCAGGGGTGCCTGATACTTGGAATGAGTTGCTGTATGCTTCTCTATTGGTGACAAGAAGAAACTAA